AGGGTCACAGTTTTCAGTCAGCagagtcaccaaaataaaagctcgtaaataaaacaaaatcaggAGTTAGGgttagttattttatttttattcttttattccaAAGTTTAAGATTTACAcgacaaacaggaagtgaccgtAAAACACGTGACACTAAAGAGATATGTTCATGCGCGTTAACCGCCtttatgtcattttattttgaaaagactGAGATGTCTGCTGTGAACGTTTTTAttgaactttatttaaaacacagacagaaaagtgCAGAAACTGAGGTGAGCTTCATGGGGACTCTGCAGAGTCCAGGAAGTCCTGAAACACGCCGTGTTGTGCGTTTAGATCCTCGCCGTTCGGCGTGTTTGTGTAAGGAAGCCCTCAGCAGACAAACAGCCACACCTTTTATTTGACTCTGTGTAGTTTCTCTCATTGTTCATTTGAAACTGTGCTTTTCCCTCATGGCCGAGTTAACCTCTCCAGACTTTGAGACAGCGACTGAATGAACGAGGTCATCTCGTCGTTATCTGGAGGTCACGAGATGATTCAGTCGAGATCTTTAGCACGAGAACACGGAGCTCGATCTGAACTCAGCTCTGAACTCAGCTCTGACTTTGCAAACATAGTCCTGTTGAACTCGACATCTTCTTGTCTGAGATCGAGGAAAACACTCTGAACAGTCTGTGAGGCCTCAGAACAAAACCTGCATCCAAAACTGTCTAATTTCATTTCGAAACAGGATGTAGAATTATGAGTTTCCTGCCCGTGTCACAGaaactgaaatatttacagCTTCATGTAAAATAAAGACGTCATGTTAGAGCCGACCTGTAGGTCAGGTGAGTCCCACCGTTCAGGTGTAGCTCGTGAGGgaatatgttttaatgtttgaggACTTTTGGGTGTCTCCTTAAAAcgatcattttttaaatggactTTTGTATGAAGGCGCTCGCTCCGTTTGTTCGCTTCTGTTTTTACCACCttaatatctgtgtgtgtgtgtgtgtgtgtatgcgcgtgtgtgcatgtatgtgtgtgaactCTGGGGGCTGAAGTGaatctgcgctgtgattggctgaagcGTCTCTGTTGGCATGTGCGGCAGTGGGTCTTGTGTAGTTTAGCTTTATTGAACTCAACATGGATGATAAGGATTGTACCTGACGTCTCAAACACACCTGTGgagaatgtgtgcatgtgtgactgGCTGTGTGAGTGACGGCTCCTCTCATCCAATGGgatagtcccccccccccccccccccccccccttgcttaAGCCCCACCCCCTCCCGGCCTCCCTCCTATCAGATCCCTGCATGTCCTGAAGTATATCCTGCCAAACTTGGACTGTTATTTTGTGTAAAGTTTGTACGAGCGTTCTCTCTCCTTTAGTGTCTGTTAGCAATAACGTCATGAAgaatatatttgatatttaaagcTGTGGTGATCAAACAATGATGACGGATAGAGGCTGTGTTTTCAAAGCAATATATTATTCTGAGTGCCATAaacctctttcttcttcttcttctttgttggtgTGATGAgttgctcctcttcctcatcgtTGTCTTCTTCACTCACTCGTCCTGTTCGGCTTCTGTAGCTCGCCCTGCGTCTCCGTGTGTCATGAATGCTGACTTTGTAAAGCTCAAGcaacagaaataaagaaacctGCTGCTTCAGAATGTGTGAGCACTTTCtttcaccatcacacacacacagaaacacacacacagagacacacacagaaacacacacacactcagacacacacagaaacacacacagagacacaatccTATCAGGAAGCATCTTTTAAATATCCATGATGATATTCCGACTCGTCAGTTTTGTAGACTCAGATGTTTTCAGTAactttctgtattttaattaaagatattttaaatattgatcaCTGTGTAAAAAGGCCACTGGTCattcagtagaagaagagttcGACCTCAGGGGAAGCGTTTCAGGAAACAGACTAAAACTTTGTGTTCAGCAGGTCAGAcgttaaaataaattaaagctgattaatttaaataatgtcTTGATTATGAAAGTAATCATGAGAGCTTCTGCGATTCAAACGCTGaggtctctgtctgtctgtggcgtcatgctgccccctggtggtcgTTATCTGTCTACATCACTGACTGTTTGAATTTTTAAGAACaacttaaaatactttaaataaactttattttattccatttttaatgacacaaacacacacatttaaaaatgaaaatggtgGGGGCATCGGATGCATAACAGTTATGTTGGCGCCCGTGTACAGAGGTCATAGTCCTTGTTGAGgaggctgtgggtttgaatccctTTTCCTCATgacgcccccctcccccctcctccgaACACTTCCTTGCCTTAAAAATatgagttaaaaaaattaaataaaaaaagaggaatgcttttattttgaaggtttgtcaTGTATTAAGCTGAGAGTGCTTCACTTCCTCCTGGTGCAGACCTCGCGTTTCCTCTCCAGTATATTTCTTAAAGTTTATTTCATTTAAGATTATTTCACGTAAAACGatataaatcatatttttgaCTTCTTCTAAAACTTGTAAACTCAGACCggaaaaaggaagaagaggttTCTTTCTACCAAAATAAACGGATCCATATAGAGCACAgggaggcttttattttgaaggtgagGACCGGAAGTCTCAAGGTTACAGTCTCTGTTTTTCACTTGTTCCTGTGAAATTCCTGAAGTTTGGATCTTTTGTTCTGAAGTCTGAAGACGAAGTTAGAGGAGGACAAagacggagagaggagagcagcctTTAACCCGAGCTATCTGGACTGACCCGGGTCAGGTCTTCACGGGTCTACACGGAACCACACAGGGTCCACAGTTCGGAGTTTTGAGCTCCTTTAGGCGGGTTGAGAGGGAAGAGTTTGGGGAGAAATCGTGATGgacgggggaggaggaggaggaggaggagctgagaggagaaacagataTGTGGCAAAACTTTGAGTTTGTTCTCTCTGAAAACGAGCTGAAATCCAAACACctgagagacaggtgagtgactctactacacacacacacacacatacacacacacacacacacacacacacacacacaccgatcaATCACAGGAGTCTGGTCGATTAATCGATTCAGCCGCTGCTCGGTCAGAGTTTGAGTTCAGGGCAGGGCCGAGAGGAGAGCTCGAAACGAGATTACACTttgtaaaactttaaaaaaaaaaatgaaaagtgtcTCAACAAAGAGTGAAAGTTGATCAAAGGCCagttataataattataattcttgttcccttcaaaataaaagcaaaagatCAAACACAGATCAGAGCGTTAAATCAAAGTACCATAAGACTTCCAATAAACGCTCCTCCAGATTTAAGAGAATTGTTCAAATGAAGATATTAATTATTAATCACTTAGGGGAAGATTTAATGTAACTCTCTGTTTTCAAcatgctgaaacacacacacacacacacagacaattaTTATTGTTCCTCTGAAACTGAAGCTGtttccacacaaacactcctgaaaatatccaaacaacttcaggaggacttctcctgaaatcctcctgacctgttTGAACATGACCTGTTCGACCATTCCTGTCAGACCGGAGGGGGGCGGGGTctctgaggtaagacgtgaagTAAAAAGAACGACGtggaagcagcagagtcctctacacgacgctataatgagaatatttgtcatTCTATCAATGATACGTGTAgtttaacagaaaaataaactgaacGACACCAACTCTCTGTACTCATGTCTCCAACAGAGTCGGCgtaaagatggagggagagaaggagcatcagagggaggagaaggagagcaaCGAGGCGGAGGACGACAGGATCTCTGATgaggaggagaacgaggaggtggaggaggaggaggaggaggaggaaggttcAGAAGGAGCAGCCATGGTGTGGCAGGAAGGATACGGCGAGGACAACCTGGGCCTTCCCATCATGCACTGGGAGGCTCTGAGCCTGAGGATCGCCgagctggagaaggaggaggaggagaagaaggcgAAGGTAGGAGGTCGTTTGCAGGTGTCCGTTTCATCACCTCCAAAACATCGTGGTCaaagtgaggtgtgtgtgtgtgtgtgtgtgtgtgtgtgtgtgtgtgtgtgtgtgtgtgtgtgtgtgtgtgtgtgtgtgtgtgtgtgtgtgtgtgtgtgtgtgtgtgtgtgtgtgtgtgtgtgtgtgtgtgtgtgtgtgtgtgtgtgtgtgtgtgtgtgtgtgtgtgtgtgtgtgtgcgctcacaGAGTCACAGATATCCACAGGATATTTAAGCATGGCgtgttttgttttcctgaaaaatgttgaaataatcatctttaataatgtgaaGACTCCGAACTACCAATCAAAATCTAGATATGACctttaaaggttaaattaaaggTCAAAGATGGGCGGGGTCTGAAAATCGTCCACTCCGTgctctcttcatcttcctcaccctgctctcttcatcttcttcgcCCTGCTCTCCTCGTCTACCTCACCGTGCTCTCCTCATCTTACTCGCCCCgctctcctcgtcttcctcaccctgctctcctcgtcttcctcgCCCTGCTCTCCTCGTCTACCTCACCGTGCTCTCCTCATCTTACTCGCCCCGCTCTCCTCGTCTTCCCCGCCCTgctctcctcgtcttcctcgtcttcctcaccctgctctcctcgtcttcctcgCCTTTAATCTGCCTCTCCTATCCGCctgtcatcttcttcttcatcactaATCATCCTCCACCCATCCTCCTCTTGCTCGTCCTCTCTTCCTCATGTCCTTCTCTCCTTCCACCTCATCTAACTTTTATCCTctccatcatctctctctcacctctctctctctctctgtgtgtgtgtgtgtgtgtgtgtgtgtgtgtgtgtgtgtgtgtgtgtgtgtgtgtgtgtgtgtgtgtgtgtgtgtgtgtgtgtgtgtgtgtgtgtgtgtgtgtgtgtgtgtgtgtgtgtgtgtgtgtgtgtgtgtgtgtgtgtgtgtgtgtgtgtgtgtgtgtgtgtgtgtgtgtgtgtgtgtgttagggagTGTGTTTAGATCGAGGCAGAGCTCCTCTCAGctggatggaggagagagggaggaggagagaggatagTTGGGAAGATCGAGACGACGCCTGCAACAGCCATGTGCTGGCTCTAACGTCacggtaaacacacacacacactcttcctaTGCCTGTGCTGTTACTCATCAGCGCGCTGTCATGTCTGTGAAGATAATAACCACACAGTCTTCATCTGAACACTCGAGAGGAAGCGCTGATGTTCAGAGAGCTGTAGTACTGTAAGTCGGCCACCAGACGTCGCTGTCCTGAAGGCAGCTGAGTCTTTGTGTTTCACagatatacattttaaagtctgtattatggctgtatctgaattgccaagtacccactcaatctgtcagtaggcagtagacagtacctactatccgtgcagTATTCAGTAGGCGCTCagagtaggcagatatttgttcccacttcttctgattcattcagtaaggaagtggcgtcatttaaGTTTCCTGAACtggccgcatccacccgtttttattttatttttattttttttagctttatttatacagtcaggtaaaaaaaacacaataacacaatgtAACtcgattaaataactaaataacatacagtacataaaggaaagtacaaatgaaagacagtgatatacagaatataaagtaaaataaaacacaaaagacacatttaaatagtgaaattattatttaaatagagggggaaaggttttataataatgcagatatttgttatattgtctgttgttaattaaaagtagcgatttcaTTCGGgtctttaactctagattaaaaatgtattcaattaatccacgctcgtttgttttgatttggaggcggacgtgaagtgacgatttacgtttaatttcgcactgcattgtgggtggtaaaacacaattcatttcctgaaagcatgcattcgatccatactgcataaaacccggaagttagtatctatactgaaatgttcagtatactgaggtggacccaaaaaatgcatactgaatgaccacgaaagttcagtatactgaaactccatactgaatagtacgtactgcctactgaactgtgacaattcagAAAGGGCCTATGAAACGTTCCCTCGGTGTGTTTCTGCTCCTCAGTCCTTCGTCTGCTGCAGCGGCTTAACTCATCCACCAGGGGGCGCTAAATCATGCTTGATTGTCGTGACAACAACTTTTACACTTTGATTAGATTCTTGTAAAAATGTAAGGATACATGTTTGAagcttcaaaaataaaacttctcGACACCAAATGTTGgtaatttgttgttttcaatgatCATAAAATGCAAACACATAAGCCGCGTTCAGAGCGCCGTTTCAAGCcgtgatatttacgcccctgtgacgtttctccttcagtctgaatgttgtgGAGGTGTAATGAGGGGAcaaagtgacccccccccccccccccccgtagcATCtgcagaggtagtaacagaggcgttacagaggagagactggatcagctgagccagcgggggagaacagcgctgtgtgtgtatgtggagctcccgctgtgtcGTGCTTCTGCAACGATGAAACacaatgtgacctcacagactgggGCGTTTATATAACGCCGTCGCAGAATCAACTTCAACGTATAAAGATAAGACGAGGGCGGAGCTTAGTTATGTGCTGGCACTTTAGtgaaaaaagcagtctgaaaagggcgaCTGTCTCAATTGCACCAAGACATCGGCAACGTTTCATTCCCGTCATGTGAGTGAGCGGTCATGTTGGTCTCTGAATAATCAGCTGTTTATAAAAAGGTGTAtttgtgtttcctcctgcaggCTGCAGACGCAGATGAACCTCCAGCTCTGCTTCATCAACGACAgtgagagtgaggaggaggacgaggaaaaggaggagagcaGGGTAACCAAACCTCAGTCATAAAACAGCAGATTAAAGATCAGAGTTTAAACCCTGTTTCTAATGAGCATCTCCTCCGTGTGGTGTGTCCATCATGGCTGATGAAGAGGGGGGCGGTTCAGGTCCAGAAGAGTCCTCAGCCTGCAGCCAAGCCGGACAAACCTAAGTCTAGAGGCTTCAGGAACACGCTGAGGAACCTGAGGGACCGCCTGAGGACCGACCACAGATCTGTGGTGAGAGACCATTTGATCTTTCTGAAAGGACGCATTAGCCTGTGACTCCTGAACACATCCACCTGCTCCAGTGTCCTTCCTGCATCCCGTCAGAGGAGGTCCAACGTTTAGAGATTTAGGGCACACTAACACTGTAATCTGTACCGTGCCTGCATGCTTCACCACTAAAGTCCAGGGGGctcatttatcaacagtgcGTAATGTGTGCgtaagaacattcccacacaAATAGTGGGATTTATCAACTTGTACTTTTACTTGTGTCGCGATGCGTTTTATTTTTGCACTGAGTTTAATCTCAAACTTCATCTTCgtcttttctcctctgacctgtcaccttctgtcatgcagcatttgttcttttgttagtaaCTTCGACTAAGTGAAAAGACTAATAATTTAATTGGATCACAGCACGAGAGttactaaccttattttattaatttatctatttatttattaccgttttttattcaacctcatacactttcatttctgttataaagcttcttttctttgctctcgtaTTATTCCGCTGAGGTAAATATGTTCACgtggtttttaaagaggtgtgttgTTACCATAAATGGTTTAGTGGAGGCGTTTCTGAATGCAAATGTCCCCGAACATGCACGAGCCTGCTGGTTAAGAACATGtgggatttatcaacactgattacctACCGATGTGCGTACGATCGCCGTCCGCATGTTtgataaatacagatttttttacgcactgttgataaatgagCCCCCTGATGTTGAATCGGCGTCCGGAGCTGTTGGCtgtaggaatctctctgattggctgttcagataAGCCAAACAAAGCCAGTGCACAAGAAGAAATACGGAAGTGCCTATTCTCTTCTTGTTTcactaataaaagaccaagggctgacaacgccagcgctatgttcaactttttatcagacattattctccattagaagttcctatattacgagtgttgagcgacagcggtgagaaaatggtcttctcgtatcataacaacggttTATTTATCCGCGTTCTTCCTTGTCCTCTTCCAGTTTcacctttttggaatgacgattacagactaccgccacctgctggcatgaagagttatttcctctcacatgcacagaacatacgtggtggttggccgttggctgtagtctttgcggtgtgttatagtgaaactttttggccaagacaaaaggcgacaccacaggcggccttcgttGCCACTAGCTCTaagccgtctgcttggtgtgtcaggaccttAAGATGGTCTTCTGTCCACTTCTGGTCCCTGTGCCTGATCAGGGAGGCTTTCATACTGCTGCATACTTCTCTGGATGTTAGTGAAGCACTCTGAGGTTTCTGTGAGGAGGAACAGAGGATCAGATATGACACagttttttgatttattgagAAGCTACATGTCCTTGAAGTTCCTGCCTGAAGTATCAGCGGGGCTGCATGCTTCTTCAAaactttaaaggtgacatattctcctcctcatcaaccagtttaagtctcagagctcctcaaaacatgcgtgtgaagtttcttggtattaatccactctgatcctgtatttgatcattcctataaacccctctatttcagccctgctcagaacaggctgtttctgtgtctgtacctttaaatgtaaatgatttgtgtctgaccacgccccctctctagaagggcttgggtgtttTGGGCTTTCTCGTGCTACGTCTTATTGTGTacaatgagaaggcagactcagagggcagaacaaacacctggctgtgggagtgtcacccacctgggggaggggttactgccctttgtgatgtcatgatgggaaaatctccaaacggcctgtttgatcacacattttctgaaaagtggagcaggcacttctcatcattggggggtttgtagactgacTAGAGACaaatgt
This portion of the Labrus bergylta chromosome 22, fLabBer1.1, whole genome shotgun sequence genome encodes:
- the si:dkey-6n21.12 gene encoding schwannomin-interacting protein 1 — its product is MWQNFEFVLSENELKSKHLRDRVGVKMEGEKEHQREEKESNEAEDDRISDEEENEEVEEEEEEEEGSEGAAMVWQEGYGEDNLGLPIMHWEALSLRIAELEKEEEEKKAKGVCLDRGRAPLSWMEERGRRREDSWEDRDDACNSHVLALTSRLQTQMNLQLCFINDSESEEEDEEKEESRRGAVQVQKSPQPAAKPDKPKSRGFRNTLRNLRDRLRTDHRSVSAARSDAAVKRRHLDLSDLQKFSMKELNALNKSLSKNIQDLSSELVGLLQVRDQLRTEQDAMLLEVQDLTSL